In Pirellulaceae bacterium, the sequence GGCAAAGTCGTGATCGTTGACCTGTGGGGGACCTGGTGTCCGCCATGCCGAATGGAAATTCCTCATTTCATCGAGCTCCAGGATAAGTTCAAAGACGACCTCGAAGTCGTTGGGATCACTTATGAGCAGGTTCAGGATGAGCAAGCCGCAATCAAGCAGATTAGTGAATTTGTAAAGGCTGAGGGGGTGAATTATCCCTGCGTGATTGGCGACGAGGCCACGCAACAATCCTTAGAAGTTCGCGGATTTCCCACGACGTTGTTTATTGATCGCGAAGGAAAAGTTCGACTCAAGATTGTCGGTTATCATCCCTATGAGAAGCTGGAGGGATATGTTGCCGAATTAATTGGGGATGGCAAACCATCCTCCTAATTCCTCTCCCGATCGCGGATTGAATTCTGGGCCGATTCCAAGAATCGGCCCATTTTTATTGCTATGCCAACTTAGCTTGCCAATCATGTCGTCTTGACGCTTGTTTGACGACTCTCTGCACGCCGGTTAGATTCGATTGGTCTCAGGGGCGGACGTTGCCTGCGTTGTTGAACAGCGTTTCGCTGGCATGGCGTTAGAAACCGAAGGACGACTGCAGCGGCGAAAATGATTGACCAAGCCGAAGTACGCAAGTAACGCTTTTGGGGGGCGATTTACTCAAGGCTCTTTTGGGTTCCAGCGATGTGGGGGACGGCTATCGGATTGCTGGCGAAATCACCTTGGTCATGGGTTGGTTGGATTGCCGTAGCACTTGGGTTCGGCTCGGTTGTCTGGCGCATGACGGTCGGAGGGCGGGAGTTGGCTGAGCGGGCCATCATCCGTGTCAAACGGAAGGCAAGTCGCGAGCATCGTGCTTATTTGCGTCAGTTGCAACGCAAGTTGCGTCGTGATCGGGACGCACGCACGGGGGGGATGTTGCGAAGTTTGCAGGATCTGTACGGTCGCTTGGATGACATGGAGTTTGATCCCAGCAACCAGCAAAGCTGGCAAATCGAGGTTTTCGGCGAGATTCGCAATCTCTATCAAGCCAGTTTGGCGGCCTTGGAGCGTTCGTATGAAATGTGGGATCGGGCCAACGAAATGGCCACGGATGAAGCTCGACAGGAGTTGCTAAACTGGCGTGATGGTGTGCTGCAAGAAGTGAGTCAGAGCGTCACGCAGCTCTCAAAAACGGTTGATGATGTCCAAGCTTCTGTGATGAAAAGCGAACTACCGGATAAAGATCTGGCTCAAATGCGTGGGGAACTCGAGCAGGGTTGGGAGGTTGCCCGCGGAATTGAGCATCAGATCGAGCAACTTGAGAGGGAACTCAAGGGTGTGCGGATAACGTTGCCGGAGCCTTCGTAACGCCCCTAGTTTGACCCGTTTATCGATCGCTGCATTGTGTCGAAATTGTTTTTTTTTTAGCATTCAGGCACTGGGGTTGGTGTATACCAGTTCCCTTGAGTGACCCGTTTGCGATCTAAGCGGTATGATTTCGCCCTCGAGAATGCGGCTGAGACGGCAGTTCGAAAGCAAAGGAACGAAATATGTTTAAAGCACTTGGCAAGTATCTTCGTGCGATCGGATACCTATTTACGGGGCGTATTGACGATGCCCGACGAACACTTAGCACCAATCCAGCCGTTGTAAAGGCGACTTACGATCGAGTCATTGAAGAGAAGACCAAGCGAATCCACCAATACAAAGACGCGGTCGGTGCGATGATTGCTCAAGAGGAAAAAAAGAAAGCTGCTTTGAAACGATTGACCGAAGAAGTCGCGAAACTCCGCAACCTTCGTGATGGTGCTGCAGCGATGGCACGAAAGACTGTTGAAAAGTACAACGGTGATATTGAAGCGGTCAAGAACGATCCTGAGTACCTCAAATGTCAGTCGGCCTTCAAAGATTTCAGCTCGAGCCTGAACGAGAAGGAAACGCATTGTGCGGAACTTGAGGACGACATCAAAGAGTTCGAAACCAACATCACAGGACACAAAACACAGCTACAGTCCTTGCTACGTGAGATCGACAAGATTCGCCAAGAGAAGCATGAGACGGTCGCCGACATGTTGACCGCAAAGGAAGAGAAAGAGATCTCTGATATGCTCACCGGCATCAGCCAGGATCGTACTCATGAGGAGCTGCAGGAATTACGGGATTTGCGCGATCAGGCGACGGCCACAGCACGCATTTCACGAGAAATGGCGGGCGTTGATACCAAGCGTTCTGAGGACGAGTTCTTAGAGTACGCCACGCGGGAAACGGCCGATTCGGAATTCGACACGCTGATTGGATTGACGCAGAAAGATTCCGACTCCGGTTCACAGGAAACGGCTGATAAAACACAAATCCCAGAATCGTAAACGAACGATACGAAATCTGAAATGACCTACCCATTTTTTTCGCGTTTGGCCGAAATTCTAAATTCGAACCAATCTCGAAGCATTATTTTGAGCGGCAACATCTACGATCTGTTTTTTAATGGACAAGGTTATGTGCCGCTGATTCCATTTGTGGCTGAGAAATCGAAGACCAAAGGATTGATCCGGCTCGTTTACGAGTTGAACGGTCCGATTCGAGCACTCGAAGGCCGTGAGAAGCTGAAGAATGCTTGGATCGCTTGGAAGGCTGGCGTCGATACCGATACGCTTCTGATCCGTGGGATGAAGAGTCGCGGCGAAAGCGAGCTAGAGATTCTCTCACAGCAGTTCGATCGGCTCGTGCTTGACGCGATCGGCAATCCGACGCTTGCGCTCGAAGCGCTCCGACAGTTCACGATCTGTTCACGATCGCATCTGTCGGGTGATTTGATGATCTTGATCGAAGCGTCGGACATGATGATGCCAGCTGGAAGTGGGGACGTCTCGTCACTCAATGACAAACAATTGCATCGGATTGGGATTGTCCAGGATTGGCTATCCGATCCGGCTTTCATGGACGGCGGAGACTCCGTTATTCTGTTTGCTGAGTCCAAGAGTTTGGTTCATCCTCGGGTCTCAAGACTTCCGCAGGTGCTGAATGTCGAAGTCTCGTCGCCGACCGCTGAACATCGATTGCACTACATTCAGCATTATTCTCAGCAGGCTCAGTATCCGCCCAAATTTTGGAGCAGCGCGTCCGATTTGGCGGGATTTACTGCCGGTTTGTCAATCCACGCCTTGCGACAACTCCTGTTGCGAGCTTCTTACACCCGCGAGCGACTGACGCCCGCTGATGTGGTGGTCAAGGTTCAGGAGTTCATCCAATCTCAACTTGGCGAGGAGGTCGTCGAGTTCAAAAAACCGACCCATCGTCTCGCGGACGTGAAAGGTAATAATCGTCTTAAAGCTTTTCTGCAAAGGGAGTTACTGCCCAGGTTTCGAGCTCCCGGGGAGAAAGCATTGGCTGGAGCTGCTGTGGCTGGTCCAATTGGTGGCGGGAAAACGTTCATTTTCGAGGCCGTTGCCAGCGAAATGGATGTCCCGGTGCTGGTTCTAAAGAGCATCCGAAGTCAGTGGTACGGCCAAACGGACGTTATCTTTGAGCGATTGCGTCGGGTTTTGGAAGCGCTGGAAAAAGTTGTTATATTTGTGGACGAAGCGGATACCCAATTTGGCGGTGTAGGAGCTGAAACCCACTCGACGGAACGTCGACTGACGGGAAAGATTCAAGCCATGATGTCCGATCCGCAGTTGCGGGGGCGAGTCGTTTGGCTGTTGATGACCGCACGAATTCATCTCCTGTCGCCGGATATCCGTCGTCCGGGTCGCGTCGGAGATTTGATTATTCCGGTGCTTGACCCGGAGGGAGAGGATCGTAAGGAGTTCGTAACTTGGGTTGCGGAAAGTGTGTTGGACCAGCCGTCACAGGATGATCTCCGAAGAATTGATGAGTTGACGCCTGGCTATTCGGCTGCCGCTTTCGCTTCCTTGAGATCGCAATTGAAAGGCTGCGAAGCCCAGAACATTGACGACGTGGTCGGTATTGTCAACGACTTGATGCTACCGTCCATCGAATCAACTCGCCGATATCAGACATTGCAGGCTTTGGTTAATTGCACTCGCAGGTCACTCCTGCCAGTGCCAGATGCTAACGACCAGGATCGAGAAGGCTGGCACCAGGAAATTCTAGCGCTGGAGGCGCGTGGAATTCATTGAACAATGTGTCTCGTGTATCTACTGATGCATCGGTTTATGCATTGGTTGCAGGAGGCTGAGGGGTCCTATCCATGCCAACAATTCTTCTCGTGGATGATTCCGCCACCGACCGCCGTATGATTGGGGGTGTGTTGGAGCGAAATGGGTTTGCAGTTCGATACGCGGAAAATGGTAGCGGGGCTCTGAAGCAACTTTCCCGCACACAACCGCAAGCCGTGCTGACCGACATGCAAATGCCTGAAATGGATGGCCTCGACTTGGTCAAGGCGATTCGTTCTCGGTTTCCGGAAGTTCCCGTGATCTTGATGACGGGGCACGGCAGCGAAACTTTGGCCGCGCAGGCGCTCCAGCACGGAGCAGCCAGCTATGTTCCCAAGTCGCAATTCAACAAGGTGCTCGTCGATTCCGTCAAGCACGTTTTGGAACTCGCGCGAGGCGATGCAAACTATCGTCGCTTGATTGATCATACTCTGATCAGCGACTTTCAGTTCGAATTGCCAAATGACGAAAGCCTGGTTGAACCACTTGTCGCTTTGGTGCAGCAGATGATCAGTGGTTTGCAGACCTGTGATGCTGCGGGACGACTGCAGGCTGGGGTAGCACTGGAACAAGCTGTGCTCAATGCAATGCACCATGGCAATCTGGAACTAACGTCGCAACAACTCAAGGAAGATTTGACTCGCGAGGAAGGTGAGCAGTCCATCATTGATCAACGACGTGCAGAGGAGCCGTATCAATCGCGAAAGGTTTTTGTGCGTGTTTTGATCAATCGCGACGAAGCGAGATTTGTGGTTCGCGATCAAGGCCCCGGTTTTGACGTGCAAAGCAAGCTCGACGTGTCGTTGGGGGACGACGAGAGTGCCGGGCGGGGGCTCGTGCTGATGTGGGGACTCATGGACAAGGTGGTTTACAACAACGTGGGCAATGAGGTTGTTTTGGCCAAACGAGGTGATCATCTTGCGCCCGTCGCAACTTCAGATGCCTCCCTTGACGAAGAGGAAGATGCTGAAAGCAAGGGCGGTCAAATCGAGCCATCCGATGCGGCAGAAATAGGTCAAAAGTTGGGGGAATTGGTTCCCTTGGACGGTAGCAAGTCGATTGTCTTGACCCAGCCCCGGCTGAGTGTTGGTCGTGACCCTTCCTGCGATATCGTATTGTCGCATTCGGACGTTTCGCACCAACATTGCTTGCTCTACATGTACGGGGGATGGTGGTATGTAAAGGATCTTAGAAGTGCCAACGGGACAAGGCTGAACAAGGTGGCCATTGATCAGAAGCGAATCGCACCTGGTGCGATCTTGATGATCGCCACGCATCAATTCGAAGCTCGCTACAGTCCCTGGGATTTGGGCGCCGTGGGAATTACGCCGCCGGTGGATCCGTTTTGAGCTAGCTGGCAACCAGCTTTAACTCTTGCAGTAGATGTCGTGCGATCAAGTCCAGTCGCTGATAATCTTCCTGACAATCATCAAGCGATTCATCTCGTCCTCGTTCCTCCATTGTCCGCGCTGCCGCGATGATGGCCACGTTTCCAAAGATTCTGGAGGATCCTTTGATGGTGTGAGCTGCTCGTTGCGCTCCTTTGAAATCTTTGGCCTCGATCGCATCGTGCAGTTGCTCCAGCAGTCGCGGGCACTCGTCCAAGTACACTTGGATCACCTCCACCAACAGTTCTTTATCGCCATCAACGGATTCGAGTGCGATTTCCATGTCAAACGAACCGACATCGATCGACTGTGATTTTGACCGATCCGTGTTTGGGCTGGCTTCTGGATCATTCGAGGTCATATTCTTCAACGCCTCGTACATCTGTCTTTTTCGTATCGGCTTGGCCAAGTAACCGTTCATGCCGGCTTCGAAGCAAAGTACGTCGTCGCCTTTCTTGACATGCGCGGTCATTGCAATGATCGGAACCTCGTAGCCCATTTTTCGAATCTGACGCGTTGACTCCAAGCCATCCATCACCGGCATTTGAACATCCATTAGCACGATGTCGAAATCGTATTGAGTTGATTTGATCAGGTCGATCGCTTCCAGGCCCGTGTTGGCAATTGTGACACAGTGTCCCCAACGCGTGAGCAGGCCAGACGCCAGCTTTTGATTTGCCCAGCCATCTTCGACCAGCAGGATTTGAAGTGGTGGGATGGAGGGTGTTGTTTCTTCGTCCGCTTGCATTCCGCTGGGCAGCGGTGACTGAAGCCCCAGCGAGCGAAGGATCGCTCCGCGAAGCTCGGTCTGTTTGGTTGGCTTCAACAATCGTTCACTGATCTTCAGTTTGTTTAACTGCGTTGTATCAAAAACACGTGTGCCGGAAGTCAGCATAATGACGGCCGTATCTTGCAGGCCGTCCATTTCGCGTACTCGTTCGATAAAGCCAAAGCCGTCCATTTCAGGCATTTGGTGATCAGTGAGAATCAAGTCGGGGAGTGTATTTGTCTTAGACATTACGGCCAGTTGGTGGAGAGCCACTGGGCCACTTTCGACAGCTTCCGCTTGCATTTTCCAGCCGTCGAGGGTGCTTTTGAGGATTTTGCGATTCGTATTGTTGTCATCGACAATCATTACCCGTAGGCCGGAGAGCGCGGCCAATTCTTCAGGCGAGTACGACTGTTTTTCAGGGTGCAGCGAAAATCTTACGGCCACATGAAACGTACTGCCTCTTCCTAAGTCGCTTTCGACCCAAATTCGACCATTCAAAAGGCTGGCCAACCGCGAGGAAATGGAAAGCCCCAGTCCGGTCCCCCCAAACTCTCGCGTCGTGGATGAATCGGCTTGTTGAAAGGCCGAGAAAATATTTTCCTGCTTGTTCCGCGGAATCCCGATGCCCGTGTCGGCGACGGTGATGTGGAGTCCTACATTTTTATCGTCCTGTTTTTCTTTCGAAACATTCAGTACGACTTCGCCTTCATGGGTGAACTTGATCGCATTTCCCACCAGGTTCACGATGATTTGATTCAGACGTGTTGGATCACCCTCCAATGAATCAGGCACATCATTTTCAACATGCCAAGCCAGTTCGAGTCCTTTGGCATGCGCGCGAAATGCCAGCGCCCTGAGGGTATCTCCTAGCACATCACGTAAGCGAAAAGAAACGTTTTCCAGCTCAACATGATCCGCTTCGATTTTCGAAAAATCGAGGATCTGATTGATGATCGCCAGTAACGACTCACCGGACGACAAAACCGTTTCGAGATAATCGCGTTGTGTTGGTGTGAGCGGCGAATCAAGTACTAATTCGGTCATGCCAATCACGGCGTTCATCGGGGTGCGGATTTCATGGCTCATGTTGGCCAGAAAATCACTCTTGGCACGATTTGCGGCCTCGGCTGCGTTGACGGCTTCACGTTGCGCTTCTTCGGCACGTTTGCGGTTGGTGATATCTCGCGAGATTCCAAAGGTGCCAACAATGTCACCCCGATAGTTTCGCAAAGGCGCTTTCGTCGTGGACACCCACGCACGGTGTTCACCTTTAGCGTTGATTAGTTCCTCTTCTTTTCCGACAAGCGATCGTCCTGTACGCATTACCTCCCGCTCGTCCTGGAAAGCGAGTTCGGCATGGTCCTCTGGAAAAAAATCATGATCGGTTTGTCCGACAGCATCTGCGGGATCATTTAGTCCAAGGAATTGTGCCTGGGCACGACTGATCCGGATGAATCGACCTCCCATGTCCTTGAAATAGATGTTGTCGGGTGTGTTGGCGAGCAACGCATTGAGCAACTGACGTTCTCGGTCCAATTCTGCGACGGCCTGTTTGTAAGCCGATACGTCCCAGAACATGACTTGGGTTCCGACGATCGTGCCGTCTATCGAGCGGATTGGCGTCTTGCGGACTTCGAAATGACGCGTTTCGCCACCGCTGTAATTGGCCTCGACACCAGAAAACATTTCCCCAGTGCGTTCGACCAACATGTCATCATGCCGATATTTTTCCGCCAATTCTTTGGGGAAGAAATCGTAATCTGTCTTTCCTAGCACTTCTTCGCGGCCCAAACCTACCAGCCGACAGTAGGCATGGTTGGCGAAGGTGATTTTTCCAGAGAGGTCTTTGCGGGCGACATGTACCGGAAGGTTGTCAACGAGCGCGAGGTAAAGGGATTCCATGTCCTTTACCGCTTCGACGTCAGGCTTGCTGTTGGATGGTTCGTCCATGACGTATGACTCGAGTGATGTAAAACGCGACCAGCCGCATCGCAATGAAATGGAACGCGAAGGTGACCCCCAGAGCTTCACAATACCGACTGAAGCTAGGAAAGACAATGATCTGGCGGGCGAATGGATTGGGAAGGCTGAGGCTGAAGAGCTTGTTGTGAGTGTCTCGGGAGACGGTTGTGCCGGTGATGTCTGCGATTTGGTATGCTGGACACAGCTGGTTTGTTGCTCACTCGCCTGGCCACGGGAGCCCTGATTCGGTGCAGTTTTCGCTCAAAACGATGATGATCGCAATCTGCCTTGTTGCCGTCATCTGTGCCGTTAACCTGACGTTGCCTTTGGCACTCGTGAGTTTCGTCGTGCTAACGTTGAAGGTGCTGGTGCCGTCGGCTTTGGTTACCGGTATTCTTTATGGGGATTCGGATCAGCGTGCTTTTTCGATTGGAGCATCGGCTTCGTTCCTGACCGTCGTATTAACCGAGC encodes:
- a CDS encoding ATP-binding protein, which produces MTYPFFSRLAEILNSNQSRSIILSGNIYDLFFNGQGYVPLIPFVAEKSKTKGLIRLVYELNGPIRALEGREKLKNAWIAWKAGVDTDTLLIRGMKSRGESELEILSQQFDRLVLDAIGNPTLALEALRQFTICSRSHLSGDLMILIEASDMMMPAGSGDVSSLNDKQLHRIGIVQDWLSDPAFMDGGDSVILFAESKSLVHPRVSRLPQVLNVEVSSPTAEHRLHYIQHYSQQAQYPPKFWSSASDLAGFTAGLSIHALRQLLLRASYTRERLTPADVVVKVQEFIQSQLGEEVVEFKKPTHRLADVKGNNRLKAFLQRELLPRFRAPGEKALAGAAVAGPIGGGKTFIFEAVASEMDVPVLVLKSIRSQWYGQTDVIFERLRRVLEALEKVVIFVDEADTQFGGVGAETHSTERRLTGKIQAMMSDPQLRGRVVWLLMTARIHLLSPDIRRPGRVGDLIIPVLDPEGEDRKEFVTWVAESVLDQPSQDDLRRIDELTPGYSAAAFASLRSQLKGCEAQNIDDVVGIVNDLMLPSIESTRRYQTLQALVNCTRRSLLPVPDANDQDREGWHQEILALEARGIH
- a CDS encoding response regulator, with product MPTILLVDDSATDRRMIGGVLERNGFAVRYAENGSGALKQLSRTQPQAVLTDMQMPEMDGLDLVKAIRSRFPEVPVILMTGHGSETLAAQALQHGAASYVPKSQFNKVLVDSVKHVLELARGDANYRRLIDHTLISDFQFELPNDESLVEPLVALVQQMISGLQTCDAAGRLQAGVALEQAVLNAMHHGNLELTSQQLKEDLTREEGEQSIIDQRRAEEPYQSRKVFVRVLINRDEARFVVRDQGPGFDVQSKLDVSLGDDESAGRGLVLMWGLMDKVVYNNVGNEVVLAKRGDHLAPVATSDASLDEEEDAESKGGQIEPSDAAEIGQKLGELVPLDGSKSIVLTQPRLSVGRDPSCDIVLSHSDVSHQHCLLYMYGGWWYVKDLRSANGTRLNKVAIDQKRIAPGAILMIATHQFEARYSPWDLGAVGITPPVDPF
- a CDS encoding response regulator encodes the protein MDEPSNSKPDVEAVKDMESLYLALVDNLPVHVARKDLSGKITFANHAYCRLVGLGREEVLGKTDYDFFPKELAEKYRHDDMLVERTGEMFSGVEANYSGGETRHFEVRKTPIRSIDGTIVGTQVMFWDVSAYKQAVAELDRERQLLNALLANTPDNIYFKDMGGRFIRISRAQAQFLGLNDPADAVGQTDHDFFPEDHAELAFQDEREVMRTGRSLVGKEEELINAKGEHRAWVSTTKAPLRNYRGDIVGTFGISRDITNRKRAEEAQREAVNAAEAANRAKSDFLANMSHEIRTPMNAVIGMTELVLDSPLTPTQRDYLETVLSSGESLLAIINQILDFSKIEADHVELENVSFRLRDVLGDTLRALAFRAHAKGLELAWHVENDVPDSLEGDPTRLNQIIVNLVGNAIKFTHEGEVVLNVSKEKQDDKNVGLHITVADTGIGIPRNKQENIFSAFQQADSSTTREFGGTGLGLSISSRLASLLNGRIWVESDLGRGSTFHVAVRFSLHPEKQSYSPEELAALSGLRVMIVDDNNTNRKILKSTLDGWKMQAEAVESGPVALHQLAVMSKTNTLPDLILTDHQMPEMDGFGFIERVREMDGLQDTAVIMLTSGTRVFDTTQLNKLKISERLLKPTKQTELRGAILRSLGLQSPLPSGMQADEETTPSIPPLQILLVEDGWANQKLASGLLTRWGHCVTIANTGLEAIDLIKSTQYDFDIVLMDVQMPVMDGLESTRQIRKMGYEVPIIAMTAHVKKGDDVLCFEAGMNGYLAKPIRKRQMYEALKNMTSNDPEASPNTDRSKSQSIDVGSFDMEIALESVDGDKELLVEVIQVYLDECPRLLEQLHDAIEAKDFKGAQRAAHTIKGSSRIFGNVAIIAAARTMEERGRDESLDDCQEDYQRLDLIARHLLQELKLVAS